The following are encoded together in the Zingiber officinale cultivar Zhangliang chromosome 8A, Zo_v1.1, whole genome shotgun sequence genome:
- the LOC122012193 gene encoding protein CHUP1, chloroplastic-like, with product MEKAKTLREAAKLKSLLLIALPFAALIFSGLTKITIKRNRKPCGLPFHEEESLMDSSASSCSTYDFDSSSIYQEEEEDDDLEQVEFLPRCLENPSDVLMVNIQEAATDGIACEITSSTKDETEALQLMTLKEEMESLNSLVAAIADRANEMESEFQDYYSAKENEADFHKLQIMSLSYKLECLEANNRRLESTIRSQHLKKLREELKFQQRKINKMQKIERLHRLEARRQTLVMSAREDELSRIEEELKEVKEFADRLMQENSSLDCKLEALTGIIQSASEAKAEMVKSESFRTVSNQELLDQLELFRYQWYLEMEELIYLGWVGACLSHELTMNQEQQEQEDLNPVQEIEEQLIMENEVVKSCRVEFHDSECSPAAAEISNETCMDLEVEGSKKSRRSCGLKKPRLLRKLRGWAKVKRTAETELMD from the exons ATGGagaaggccaagaccttaagagAAGCAGCCAAGCTGAAGTCTCTCCTTCTAATAGCTCTCCCCTTTGCTGCCCTCATCTTCTCAGGCCTCACAAAGATCACCATAAAAAGAAACCGAAAACCTTGTGGCCTTCCGTTCCACGAAGAAGAAAGCCTGATGGATTCTTCTGCTTCCAGTTGTTCCACATATGATTTCGATTCATCCTCCAtataccaagaggaagaagaggacgaTGATCTTGAACAAGTAGAGTTCCTGCCGAGGTGTCTAGAAAATCCAAGCGATGTTTTGATGGTTAATATCCAAGAAGCTGCAACTGATGGCATAGCTTGTGAGATTACATCATCTACCAAAGATGAAACAGAAGCTCTGCAACTGATGACTCTAAAAGAAGAGATGGAATCTTTGAACTCACTTGTGGCTGCAATTGCTGACAGAGCAAATGAGATGGAGTCAGAATTCCAGGACTACTACAGTGCAAAGGAGAATGAAGCGGATTTCCACAAGCTACAGATTATGTCTTTAAGTTACAAGCTCGAGTGTCTGGAAGCCAACAACCGGAGGCTCGAGAGCACCATTCGCAGTCAACATCTCAAGAAACTGAGAGAGGAACTCAAGTTTCAGCAGAGGAAGATAAACAAGATGCAAAAAATAGAAAGGCTTCATCGTCTCGAAGCACGGCGGCAAACTCTGGTTATGAGCGCTCGAGAAGATGAGTTGTCCAGGATAGAGGAGGAGTTGAAAGAAGTGAAGGAATTTGCAGATCGATTGATGCAGGAAAACAGTTCATTAGATTGCAAGCTGGAAGCATTGACAGGAATAATTCAATCTGCATCAGAG GCAAAAGCAGAGATGGTCAAGAGTGAAAGCTTCAGGACTGTTTCGAACCAGGAGTTGCTCGATCAACTGGAGCTGTTCCGGTATCAATGGTACCTGGAAATGGAGGAGCTTATATACTTAGGCTGGGTCGGTGCTTGCTTGAGCCATGAACTCACCATGAACCAAGAACAACAAGAACAAGAAGATTTGAATCCAGTTCAGGAGATCGAAGAGCAGCTGATCATGGAGAATGAAGTTGTGAAGAGTTGCAGGGTGGAGTTCCATGACTCAGAATGTTCCCCAGCGGCTGCAGAGATCAGCAACGAAACTTGCATGGATTTGGAAGTTGAAGGCAGCAAGAAGAGCCGTCGTTCTTGTGGGTTGAAGAAACCAAGGTTGCTGCGCAAGCTTAGAGGATGGGCCAAAGTAAAGAGAACAGCGGAAACAGAATTGATGGATTAA
- the LOC122012192 gene encoding conserved oligomeric Golgi complex subunit 1-like: MRSPPLPSAGGGARDAETLFRSKPIPEIRAAEAATRREIKAKEEELRLLVGESYRDLIDSADSILLIHSSCESIDSNLAAVEAALRSLSVPSAPEAPTLASNPARTRVYGISARIKYLVDTPENIWGCLDESMLLEASGRYLRAHEVYGLLINTADRELLAKFPLLRHQWEIVEGFRAQISQRTRERLTDQGLTIAAYADALAAAATIDDLEPKQVLGLFLDSRRSWISQKLAGGILDSDFSSSLLCDVVRTIRSSLGQVGELFLQALNEMPLFYKMVLGSLPGTQLFGAIPHPEDEVRLWKSHREKLEAAIVLLEPDFIADTCSSWLRNCCEEIFGRCPNGKCITDAIASGEGLAAAEKMVRYTLDDREGLEESLEHWLKSVFGSDIESPWNQISGLILKNRKDILEDRLEEAFTGRMKEIMNLEFANLNIDINLRNSVQAIVKTTEWNDPDDSQAYLKNLSTDGGIWFSESIQKKTGLLYAHKPAIYENDFNSSLNAYLGPEVSRIGDALDRKCQTILEDLLFYVESHNSFLRLKELAPYLQEKCYNTIVALLKELEDELALLTAALERSTQDKEFPHTVLIDRSLFIGRLLFALKNHSSHIPLILGSPRQWVKDTLGAVSVGFLSSPLSGKHNASFDSPISPRHSSKSPRRQFLDNPRRQTISAAAALFALDENSSPKLDVLNKIFKDLSIKSHSLWIVWLSNELALILSKDLTRDETLSSSIPLQGWEVTTIKQNDSKEGPLEMKISLPSMPSLYITSILFQACLEIHRMGGHILDRYTLQMFAWKFLQKMVEVYERFLSALENGEYQVSDKGILQILLDLKFIADVLSGGKDSTASDPESNAKEDSLKVKILKPASRWKQPQNKPDSANVETISKLINSFSQRLDPIDWATYEPYLWENEKQSYKRYSVLFGFLVQLNRMYTDIVQKLPTKSNAGSNIMRCSTVPRFKYLPISAPALSSRNVHKLALQTSDDTSMRSPWQAYGSVEQSPKPDFDDSPNYGVTAPLLKSIMTQVGSKFGESTSRWGSMLSDGQVGRLKDRSAAAMSTFGDILPGPAAGLLSSLTSGATMFET; encoded by the exons ATGCGCTCCCCTCCGTTGCCGTCCGCCGGAGGCGGCGCCCGCGACGCTGAGACACTCTTCCGCTCCAAGCCGATCCCCGAGATCCGCGCCGCTGAGGCAGCCACGAGGCGGGAGATCAAGGCCAAGGAGGAGGAGCTCCGCCTGCTCGTCGGCGAGAGCTACCGAGATCTCATCGACTCCGCCGACTCCATTCTCCTCATTCACTCCTCCTGCGAGTCAATCGACTCCAATCTTGCTGCCGTCGAAGCCGCCCTCCGCTCCCTCTCCGTCCCCTCCGCTCCCGAAGCACCCACCCTCGCGTCTAACCCCGCTCGCACTCGCGTCTACGGCATTTCCGCCAGGATCAAGTACCTCGTTGACACCCCTGAGAACATCTGGGGCTGCCTCGATGAGTCCATGCTCCTTGAGGCCTCCGGTCGGTACCTCCGCGCCCACGAAGTTTACGGCCTCCTAATCAACACCGCCGATCGAGAATTGCTCGCcaaatttcctcttcttcggcaTCAATGGGAGATTGTGGAGGGCTTCAGGGCCCAGATCTCGCAGAGGACCCGCGAAAGGCTGACTGACCAGGGCCTCACCATCGCCGCCTACGCAGATGCCCTAGCTGCTGCTGCCACCATCGACGACCTGGAGCCAAAGCAGGTATTGGGCCTGTTCTTGGACTCGAGGAGGTCGTGGATCTCGCAGAAGTTAGCAGGTGGCATCCTTGATtctgatttctcttcttccttgctaTGTGATGTGGTTAGGACGATAAGATCTAGCTTGGGGCAAGTGGGCGAGCTCTTTCTTCAAGCGCTGAATGAAATGCCGTTGTTCTACAAAATGGTACTAGGGTCTCTCCCTGGGACACAGCTGTTTGGTGCAATCCCTCATCCAGAGGACGAAGTGAGGCTCTGGAAGTCGCATAGGGAGAAATTGGAAGCAGCTATCGTTCTGCTTGAACCAGATTTCATTGCCGATACCTGTTCTTCTTGGTTAAGAAACTGCTGTGAGGAAATTTTTGGCAGGTGTCCAAATGGTAAGTGTATAACTGATGCAATTGCTAGCGGAGAGGGCCTTGCAGCTGCGGAAAAGATGGTTCGTTATACTTTAGATGACCGAGAGGGATTGGAGGAGAGCTTGGAACATTGGCTGAAAAGTGTCTTTGGCTCTGACATTGAGTCCCCTTGGAACCAGATTAGTGGGCTCATCCTGAAGAACAGAAAAGACATCTTAGAGGATAGGTTGGAAGAGGCATTTACTGGCAGAATGAAAGAAATCATGAATTTAGAATTTGCAAACTTGAATATAGATATCAACTTGAGGAACTCTGTCCAGGCTATTGTGAAAACTACTGAGTGGAATGACCCAGATGATTCACaagcttatttaaaaaatctgtcAACTGATGGCGGAATTTGGTTCTCAGAGTCAATTCAAAAGAAAACAGGATTACTTTATGCTCATAAACCAGCAATTTATGAGAATGATTTCAACAGTAGCTTGAATGCATATCTTGGACCTGAAGTTAGTCGGATTGGAGATGCATTGGACAGAAAATGTCAAACAATACTAGAGGATCTTTTGTTCTATGTGGAATCTCACAACTCTTTTTTGAGGTTAAAAGAGCTGGCGCCATATCTTCAAGAAAAATGTTACAACACCATAGTTGCCTTACTGAAGGAACTTGAAGATGAACTTGCACTTCTTACTGCTGCTTTGGAGAGAAGCACACAGGACAAGGAGTTTCCTCACACTGTCCTTATTGACAGATCACTCTTTATAGGACGCCTTTTGTTTGCATTAAAAAATCATTCGAGTCATATACCTCTAATTCTTGGATCTCCAAGGCAGTGGGTTAAAGATACTCTTGGTGCAGTCTCTGTTGGCTTTTTATCCTCTCCTTTGTCTGGGAAACATAATGCATCTTTTGATTCTCCAATCTCTCCCCGTCATAGCTCCAAAAGTCCGAGAAGACAATTTCTTGATAATCCTAGAAGGCAGACAATTTCAGCTGCTGCTGCGTTGTTTGCACTGGAtgaaaactcaagtccaaagcttGATGTACTTAACAAAATCTTTAAAGATCTGTCCATCAAATCTCACAGCCTGTGGATTGTTTGGTTGTCCAATGAGCTAGCACTAATTCTTTCCAAGGATCTTACCAGAGATGAAACATTATCCTCTTCAATTCCTTTGCAG GGCTGGGAAGTAACTACCATCAAACAAAATGATTCCAAGGAAGGCCCTTTGGAGATGAAAATCTCTCTTCCTTCTATGCCTTCACTCTATATCACCTCCATTCTCTTTCAGGCTTGtttagaaattcacagaatgggAGGTCATATTCTTGACCGATATACACTGCAGATGTTTGCGTGGAAATTTTTACAGAAG ATGGTTGAAGTCTATGAAAGATTTTTATCAGCCTTGGAAAATGGTGAATATCAAGTCTCAGATAAAGGAATACTGCAGATTTTGCTAGATTTGAAATTCATTGCTGATGTTCTCTCTGGAGGCAAAGACTCTACTGCCAGTGATCCTGAATCAAATGCCAAAGAAGATTCACTAAAAGTTAAAATACTAAAACCTGCGTCAAGATGGAAACAGCCACAAAACAAGCCTGATTCTGCAAATGTGGAGACTATTTCAAAACTAATCAATAGCTTTTCACAGAGGCTGGATCCCATTGACTGGGCTAC GTATGAGCCTTACCTCTGGGAGAATGAGAAGCAATCATACAAGCGATATTCTGTTCTTTTTGGCTTCTTAGTTCAGCTTAATCGTATGTACACCGACATTGTCCAGAAATTGCCTACAAAGTCAAATGCAGGTTCAAACATTATGAGATGTTCCACAGTTCCCCGATTTAAATACCTCCCTATCAG TGCTCCTGCATTATCGTCAAGAAATGTACATAAATTAGCTCTGCAGACTTCTGATGATACCTCAATGAGGAGCCCCTGGCAAGCATATGGAAGTGTGGAACAATCTCCGAAGCCAGACTTTGATGATAGTCCAAACTATGGAGTTACTGCACCGTTGCTCAAGTCTATCATGACACAG GTGGGAAGCAAATTTGGGGAGAGTACCTCCAGATGGGGCTCTATGCTTTCTGATGGCCAAGTTGGTAGGCTCAAAGACAGATCTGCTGCTGCCATGTCGACCTTCGGCGACATTCTTCCTGGCCCTGCAGCAGGGCTTCTATCATCTCTTACATCAGGCGCAACCATGTTCGAAACTTAA
- the LOC122012196 gene encoding E3 ubiquitin protein ligase DRIP2-like isoform X2, which produces MASSGTEEDEVSAAGPAQVVEVKRKLLSACMTCPICNKLIRDATTISECLHTFCRKCIFEKLDEEETDCCPVCNIHLGFLPVEKLRADHNLQDLRVKIFPLKKPKHGAFDSAPSITLPARRKEISLSSLVVNTPRITIQIGPLGRRKRPVGNRPTFHGSESYKNEDDTTDKFAKKSSWNGNSTKQALNRRQAALPSDNSNSDANKDTGSDVTATQDKAELWKPLNCLVEAANRTKSFRSGLQNSFIKAEQNKVADGEINTNETKVMEHPHKSKSQDEKNDNAEMACMTIKSRRLKSVNQKRRNHNSTQTVHEVSDAQSDKRITPLWFSLVASFDQAGGSSFPQISTNYLRIKDDRNNMPK; this is translated from the exons ATGGCGAGCTCGGGGACGGAGGAGGATGAGGTGTCGGCGGCAGGGCCGGCCCAGGTGGTCGAGGTGAAGAGGAAGCTTCTTTCAGCGTGCATGACGTGCCCCATCTGCAATAAGCTCATCCGGGACGCTACCACCATCTCCGAGTGTCTTCATACGT TTTGCAGAAAGTGCATATTTGAGAAACTTGATGAAGAAGAAACAGATTGCTGCCCCGTAtgcaatattcatcttggtttTCTCCCTGTAGAAAAACTTAG GGCTGATCATAATCTGCAAGATTTGAGAGTGAAGATTTTTCCTCTAAAGAAACCAAAACATGGAGCTTTTGATAGTGCCCCTTCCATCACATTGCCTGCTAGAAGAAAAGAAATTTCTCTTTCTTCATTGGTGGTGAACACTCCGAGAATTACTATACAGATAGGTCCATTAGGAAGGCGAAAAAGACCAGTTGGCAACAGGCCCACATTTCATGGTAGTGAATCCTATAAAAATGAGGATGACACTACGGATAAGTTTGCAAAAAAATCAAGTTGGAATGGAAACTCAACCAAGCAGGCCCTAAACAGAAGACAG GCTGCTTTGCCTTCTGACAATTCCAACAGTGATGCTAATAAAGATACAGGGAGTGATGTAACTGCCACACAGGATAAGGCAGAGCTCTGGAAACCTTTAAATTGCTTAGTTGAAGCTGCAAACAGAACAAAATCTTTTAGGTCTGGTCTACAGAATTCTTTCATTAAGGCAGAGCAAAACAAGGTTGCTGATGGTGAAATAAATACTAACGAAACCAAGGTTATGGAGCATCCTCATAAGTCTAAATCTCAGGATGAGAAGAATGACAATGCTGAAATGGCTTGTATGACAATAAAATCCAGAAGGCTGAAGTCAGTTAACCAGAAAAGGAGAAACCATAACTCAACTCAAACAGTACATGAGGTTTCTGATGCTCAAAGTGACAAGAGAATAACTCCATTGTGGTTTTCCCTAGTGGCCTCTTTTGACCA GGCTGGAGGTTCCTCATTTCCCCAGATATCAACTAATTATTTGCGGATAAA